In Methanosphaera sp. ISO3-F5, a genomic segment contains:
- a CDS encoding RNA-guided endonuclease TnpB family protein — MFLFYVKNVTRHVFKSNNRSCGIDLGVSRFVTINTGKIIQFPQQNKIAQLNNRIRRLQRKLSKKEFGSKNYNKIKKKIAQTYEKRHNILDYHFYKIAQRLTEKYQVICMETLNIKGMLKNSRLSKSIQEKSWHMFTKIIEQKAYEHGRKLIHINQWYPSSKTCNNCQYYNEDLTLNNRTWTCTQCGNKHDRDINAAKNIHHEGLKKIKQNHY; from the coding sequence TTGTTTCTATTTTATGTAAAAAATGTTACAAGACATGTTTTTAAGAGTAATAATCGTAGTTGTGGTATTGATTTGGGAGTATCACGTTTTGTCACAATAAACACGGGCAAAATAATACAGTTCCCACAACAAAACAAAATCGCACAGCTAAATAATAGAATACGAAGATTACAAAGAAAACTATCCAAGAAAGAATTTGGCAGCAAAAACTACAATAAAATCAAAAAGAAGATAGCACAAACATATGAAAAAAGACATAACATACTAGACTATCATTTCTATAAGATAGCACAACGATTAACAGAAAAATATCAAGTAATCTGCATGGAAACACTAAACATCAAAGGTATGCTAAAAAACAGCAGACTATCCAAGAGTATACAAGAAAAATCATGGCACATGTTCACAAAAATAATAGAACAAAAAGCATACGAACACGGAAGAAAACTAATACACATAAACCAATGGTACCCATCCAGCAAAACATGCAACAACTGTCAATACTACAATGAAGACTTAACGCTAAACAACCGAACATGGACATGCACCCAATGTGGTAACAAACACGACAGAGACATAAACGCAGCCAAAAACATACACCATGAAGGATTAAAAAAAATCAAACAAAATCATTATTAA
- the aroC gene encoding chorismate synthase gives MASNTTGEIFKVTTFGASHGTALGATIDGCPAGIKISREDIQEELNKRRPGTSNITTARDEKDQVEILSGIFNGKTDGTPLTAIIRNKDQISKNYENLKNNPRPGHGDYCWQKKYENYDYRGGGRGSGRITIGHVIGGAVSKKILEQYDISTTAHVTAIHNIKTDKKFTLDEIKENITKNNVRCADLEKAAQMEERILEAKKDGNSVGGVVEIIIDNVPVGLGQPVFDKLDGDLAKALMNIGAVKAVEIGLGVQSSQLTGKEYNDQYILENDIIKTETNNSGGILGGMSNGMPIILKITVKPTPSVSGIQKTVNLEENKQSIIEIEGRHDPCICPRITTVAESACNMVLVDHMIRAGFIHPDKI, from the coding sequence ATGGCATCAAATACAACAGGAGAAATATTTAAAGTAACAACTTTCGGAGCAAGCCATGGAACAGCACTGGGAGCAACAATTGATGGATGTCCAGCAGGAATAAAAATAAGCAGAGAAGACATACAAGAAGAACTAAACAAAAGAAGACCAGGAACAAGCAACATAACAACAGCACGTGACGAAAAAGATCAAGTAGAAATACTCTCAGGAATATTCAATGGAAAAACAGATGGAACACCACTAACAGCTATAATCAGAAACAAGGACCAAATCAGTAAAAACTATGAAAACCTAAAAAACAATCCAAGACCAGGACATGGAGACTACTGTTGGCAAAAAAAATACGAAAACTATGACTATCGTGGTGGAGGAAGAGGAAGTGGACGAATAACCATAGGACATGTCATAGGAGGAGCAGTAAGTAAAAAAATACTGGAACAATATGATATATCAACAACAGCACACGTAACAGCAATTCATAACATAAAAACAGATAAAAAATTCACATTAGATGAAATCAAAGAAAACATTACAAAGAATAATGTACGCTGTGCAGACCTTGAAAAGGCTGCTCAAATGGAAGAAAGAATACTTGAAGCAAAAAAAGATGGAAATTCAGTAGGTGGGGTAGTAGAAATAATTATAGATAACGTCCCTGTAGGACTTGGTCAACCAGTATTTGATAAACTTGATGGTGATTTAGCAAAAGCATTAATGAACATTGGAGCAGTAAAAGCTGTGGAAATAGGATTAGGTGTTCAGAGCAGTCAATTAACTGGAAAAGAATATAATGACCAATACATACTGGAAAATGATATTATAAAAACAGAAACCAATAATTCTGGAGGAATACTTGGTGGAATGTCAAATGGTATGCCTATAATATTAAAAATTACAGTTAAACCAACTCCATCTGTAAGCGGTATTCAAAAAACAGTTAACCTGGAAGAAAACAAGCAATCAATAATAGAAATAGAAGGCAGACATGATCCATGCATATGTCCTAGAATCACAACTGTAGCAGAATCTGCTTGTAATATGGTTCTTGTTGATCATATGATAAGAGCAGGATTCATACATCCCGATAAAATTTAA
- the uvrA gene encoding excinuclease ABC subunit UvrA, giving the protein MESKEEIRNRAIQDRKIIIKGAREHNLQNIDLTLPRDQFIVITGLSGSGKSSLAFDTIYAEGQRRYVESLSAYARQFLGQMEKPEVDYIEGLSPAISIDQKTTRVNPRSTVGTVTEIYDYLRLLYARIGIAHCYNCGKEISQQTPGQIAEAIINENEQEKIILLAPVIKDRKGMHQKVFESYKEKGFVRARVDGEILSLDNEIKLNKNNKHTIEIVVDRLKVANNENFRKRLVESVETALEIGEGLITIANSNPEVADQYYSEALACPDCGINFTEISPRMFSFNNPQAACPSCNGIGSTLEADPDLIVPDKTLSLRDGAIKPWSNSQKTDTYYNKMIASVANHYGFKLDVPFHTLSKKHQDIILYGSGNEKISFSFGSGNKQRNVTKTFEGVIPYMKRLFIETSSRYRRKAARTYMTLNDCPTCHGDRLKPEMLAVTVGDINIADLTKLSLSDSREFFENLKLTERQEFIGKEILKEIKERLEFLNDVGLNYLTLARSSGTLSGGEAQRIRLATQIGSRLVGVLYVLDEPSIGLHQRDNMKLIGTLKHLRDIGNTLIVVEHDEETILEADHVVDIGPGAGEHGGILTAEGTPEDIKNNEKSLTGQYLSGAKEIPVPKERHEGNGKFITINGAEENNLKNINVKFPLGKFICVTGVSGSGKSTLVNEILYHGIDEELTHKHKFKVGKHKSITGINNIDKIIVIDQSPIGRTPRSNPATYIGLFTYIRELYAQTAEAKQRGYKPGRFSFNVKGGRCEACNGDGIVQIEMHFLADVYVPCEVCEGKRYNRETLNIRYKGKNINDVLEMTSEEALEFFENIPKIRKKLQTLVDVGLGYVKLGQPATTLSGGEAQRVKLAKELSRQSTSNTLYILDEPTTGLHFDDINRLLKVLIKLRNQGNTLVVIEHNLDVIKTADHIIDLGPEGGDMGGQIVAEGTPEEVAKTDSYTGLYLKPMLE; this is encoded by the coding sequence ATGGAAAGCAAAGAAGAAATAAGAAACAGAGCAATACAAGACAGAAAAATAATAATAAAAGGAGCACGAGAACACAACCTACAAAACATAGACCTAACACTACCAAGAGACCAATTCATAGTAATAACAGGACTAAGTGGATCCGGAAAATCATCCCTAGCATTCGACACGATCTACGCAGAAGGACAAAGAAGATACGTAGAATCACTATCAGCATATGCAAGACAATTCCTTGGACAAATGGAAAAACCAGAAGTAGACTACATAGAAGGATTATCACCCGCAATATCAATTGACCAGAAAACAACAAGAGTAAATCCAAGATCAACAGTAGGAACAGTTACGGAAATTTATGACTACCTAAGACTATTATATGCCCGAATAGGAATAGCCCACTGCTACAATTGTGGAAAAGAAATATCACAACAAACACCAGGACAAATAGCCGAAGCAATAATCAACGAAAACGAACAAGAAAAAATAATACTACTCGCACCAGTTATAAAAGACAGAAAAGGAATGCATCAGAAAGTATTTGAATCATACAAAGAAAAAGGATTTGTAAGAGCAAGAGTAGATGGAGAAATACTATCATTAGACAATGAAATTAAACTAAACAAAAACAATAAACACACCATCGAAATAGTAGTTGACAGACTTAAAGTAGCAAATAATGAAAACTTCAGAAAAAGACTAGTAGAATCAGTTGAAACAGCATTAGAAATAGGAGAAGGATTAATAACAATAGCCAACAGCAACCCGGAAGTAGCTGACCAATACTATAGTGAAGCATTAGCCTGTCCTGATTGTGGAATAAATTTCACAGAAATTAGTCCAAGAATGTTTTCATTCAACAATCCACAAGCCGCATGTCCAAGTTGTAATGGTATAGGAAGCACCCTGGAAGCAGACCCTGACCTAATAGTACCAGATAAAACATTAAGTCTTCGTGATGGAGCAATCAAACCATGGAGTAATTCACAGAAAACAGACACATACTATAATAAGATGATAGCAAGTGTAGCAAACCATTACGGATTTAAACTAGATGTACCATTCCACACCTTATCCAAAAAACATCAGGACATCATATTATATGGTAGTGGAAACGAGAAAATATCATTCTCTTTTGGTTCAGGTAACAAACAGCGCAATGTAACCAAAACATTCGAGGGAGTAATCCCTTATATGAAAAGGTTATTCATAGAAACATCCTCAAGATACCGGAGAAAAGCTGCAAGAACATACATGACATTAAATGACTGTCCAACATGTCATGGAGACAGATTAAAACCTGAAATGCTTGCAGTTACAGTTGGAGATATTAACATAGCAGATTTAACAAAACTTTCATTAAGTGACAGCAGAGAATTCTTTGAAAACCTTAAATTAACAGAAAGACAAGAATTTATAGGAAAAGAAATTCTTAAAGAAATTAAGGAAAGACTTGAATTCCTTAATGATGTGGGATTAAACTACTTAACATTAGCTCGTTCATCAGGAACACTTTCTGGTGGAGAAGCTCAGCGTATAAGATTAGCAACACAGATTGGAAGTAGACTCGTAGGTGTATTATATGTCCTGGATGAACCTAGTATAGGTTTACATCAAAGAGACAATATGAAACTGATTGGCACACTTAAACATTTACGTGACATAGGTAATACTTTAATAGTTGTTGAACATGATGAAGAGACAATACTGGAAGCAGACCATGTGGTAGACATAGGTCCTGGTGCTGGTGAACATGGAGGAATCTTAACCGCCGAGGGAACACCAGAAGACATTAAAAATAATGAGAAATCACTTACTGGCCAATATTTATCAGGAGCTAAGGAAATACCTGTTCCAAAAGAAAGACATGAAGGAAACGGTAAATTCATTACAATAAATGGAGCAGAAGAAAATAATCTGAAAAATATTAATGTAAAATTCCCTCTTGGTAAATTTATATGTGTTACTGGAGTTTCAGGTTCTGGTAAAAGTACTCTTGTGAATGAAATATTATATCATGGAATTGATGAGGAATTAACCCATAAACACAAGTTTAAGGTAGGTAAACATAAAAGTATCACGGGAATAAACAATATTGATAAGATTATCGTAATAGATCAATCTCCTATTGGTCGTACGCCTAGATCCAATCCTGCAACATATATTGGACTGTTTACATACATCCGTGAATTATATGCTCAGACTGCCGAGGCTAAACAAAGAGGATATAAACCTGGACGATTTAGTTTTAATGTGAAAGGTGGACGATGTGAAGCATGTAATGGAGACGGAATTGTACAGATAGAAATGCACTTTTTGGCAGATGTTTATGTGCCATGTGAAGTTTGTGAAGGTAAACGATACAATAGGGAAACATTAAACATAAGATATAAAGGTAAAAATATTAATGATGTATTGGAGATGACTAGTGAGGAAGCACTTGAATTCTTTGAAAACATTCCTAAAATAAGAAAAAAATTACAGACACTTGTTGATGTTGGGTTAGGCTATGTTAAGCTGGGTCAGCCTGCAACTACCCTCTCTGGTGGTGAAGCTCAGAGAGTTAAACTTGCTAAGGAATTAAGTAGACAAAGTACGTCCAATACATTATATATCCTTGATGAACCTACCACGGGTCTTCATTTTGATGATATTAATCGTTTACTTAAAGTATTGATTAAATTAAGAAATCAAGGTAATACTCTTGTTGTTATTGAACATAACTTAGATGTTATTAAAACAGCTGACCATATCATTGATTTAGGTCCGGAAGGTGGAGATATGGGTGGTCAAATAGTTGCAGAAGGAACTCCTGAGGAAGTAGCTAAGACAGATTCGTATACTGGATTATATTTAAAGCCTATGCTTGAATAA
- a CDS encoding MBL fold metallo-hydrolase: MKLQFLGTGGGRFATISQKRMTGGFRIDDIDGQNIHVDPGPGALVRSHQFGLNPRKINMLLVSHCHTDHYNDAEVLIEAMTQGMTKKTGHVIASDSVINGTEELGPSISKYHQSKPKISVLKPGEVIKEKNIQIRGTKTNHGDPTCVGFNINYKGLNINYTADTEYFPELADEHEDADVLIGCVIKEGERKIKGHLRTIDFEELVREVQPRIAIMTHLGVNLIMNNPFQNTRIITKNTGVRTIAATDGLTMNLDQFI, from the coding sequence ATGAAACTACAATTCCTAGGAACAGGCGGGGGTCGGTTCGCAACAATCAGCCAAAAAAGAATGACTGGTGGGTTTAGAATCGATGATATTGATGGCCAGAATATCCATGTAGACCCAGGACCAGGTGCTTTAGTTAGAAGCCACCAATTCGGCCTGAATCCTAGAAAAATTAACATGTTGCTAGTTAGTCACTGTCATACCGACCATTATAATGACGCAGAAGTGCTAATTGAAGCAATGACTCAGGGAATGACCAAAAAAACAGGACATGTTATTGCAAGTGATAGTGTAATTAATGGAACTGAAGAATTAGGTCCTAGTATCTCAAAATATCATCAATCAAAGCCTAAAATATCGGTTTTAAAACCGGGTGAAGTGATAAAAGAAAAAAATATTCAGATTAGGGGTACAAAAACAAATCATGGAGATCCCACTTGTGTAGGATTTAACATTAATTACAAAGGATTAAATATTAATTACACGGCAGATACCGAGTATTTTCCAGAACTAGCCGATGAACATGAAGATGCTGACGTATTAATAGGTTGTGTGATTAAAGAAGGAGAAAGAAAAATTAAGGGCCATCTAAGAACGATTGACTTTGAAGAGCTAGTTAGAGAAGTTCAACCAAGAATTGCTATAATGACCCATTTAGGCGTTAACTTAATTATGAATAATCCTTTCCAAAATACGAGGATAATCACCAAGAATACTGGTGTTAGAACAATTGCTGCAACTGACGGGTTAACTATGAATTTAGACCAATTCATATAA
- a CDS encoding helix-turn-helix domain-containing protein: protein MKVVMYKSFVVRIYPDEVQENFFTNQFGCCRFVFNTFLDAKKKVYTENGEYLSFYDCSAMLTELKKSKTWLKRVDSTGLIESLKNLENAFNRFFNQISKYPRHKNKYNPVQSYKTNNINNNTRIDGKCIRLPKVGWIRFRTQQKITGKIQSVTVKQKASGKYFVSILCKKCYKTCF, encoded by the coding sequence TTGAAAGTTGTTATGTATAAGAGTTTTGTTGTTCGTATTTATCCTGATGAGGTTCAGGAGAATTTTTTCACCAATCAGTTTGGTTGTTGTCGGTTTGTTTTTAATACTTTTCTGGATGCCAAAAAGAAAGTATATACTGAAAATGGGGAGTATTTGTCTTTTTATGATTGTTCAGCTATGTTAACTGAGCTAAAAAAGTCTAAAACTTGGTTAAAACGAGTTGATTCCACAGGTTTAATTGAATCATTGAAAAATTTAGAAAATGCATTTAACAGATTCTTTAACCAAATCAGCAAGTATCCACGCCATAAAAATAAATATAATCCAGTACAATCTTATAAAACCAATAATATCAATAACAATACCCGGATTGATGGTAAATGTATTCGTCTTCCTAAGGTAGGTTGGATACGATTTCGTACACAACAAAAGATAACCGGCAAAATACAATCTGTAACAGTTAAACAAAAAGCATCCGGCAAATATTTTGTTTCTATTTTATGTAAAAAATGTTACAAGACATGTTTTTAA
- the uvrB gene encoding excinuclease ABC subunit UvrB, translating to MSKFILHSDYKPFGDQPKAIESLVEHFKNGDKEQTLEGVTGSGKTFTMANVIEQLDKPTLVMSHNKTLASQLFEEFKEFFPDNAVEYFVSYYDFYQPEAYVAQTDTFIDKESAVNEEIDRLRHSATQSLLTRDDVIVVSSVSCIYGIGSPDDYAEFTLQLESEQIIGREDILGALVEMQYERNDIEFIRGRFRVRGDVVEIFPINANYALRVELWGDEIDCIYKIDPLKGDIIEEVRKVIIFPAKHFVIAREKQDVAIKNIKKELAERVATFKATGKYVEAQRIEQRTNFDMEMIQEIGYCSGIENYSMHMNGRKWGETPYSLLRYFPDDYLTIIDESHVTVPQIRGMYEGDRARKETLVQYGFRLPSAKENRPLRFDEFMKAQNQVLYVSATPAPFEIGRSKNKVEQIIRPTGLVDPKPIIRPVKNQVDDLLGEIRNRVEKNQRVLVTALTKKMAEDLTDYYIKMNVKCRYLHSEITTLERTEIIDDLRRGEFDCLVGVNLLREGLDLPEVSLVAILDADKEGFLRSQTSLIQTIGRAARNVDGEVILYADNITDSVRNAVNITERRRKIQLSYNKDHNIVPRNVVRKLKDKKIKSKVEDIQEIDNITIEEVDMLIEELEIEMKEAAEKLDFERAAKLRDRIQELKEQ from the coding sequence ATGTCAAAATTCATATTACATTCTGATTATAAACCTTTTGGTGATCAACCTAAAGCTATTGAGTCTCTTGTTGAACACTTCAAAAATGGTGATAAAGAGCAGACACTTGAGGGTGTGACTGGTTCTGGTAAAACTTTCACTATGGCTAATGTTATTGAGCAGTTAGATAAGCCTACTCTTGTTATGAGCCATAATAAGACTCTTGCTTCCCAATTGTTTGAAGAGTTTAAGGAGTTTTTCCCTGATAATGCTGTGGAATATTTTGTCAGTTATTATGATTTTTATCAACCGGAGGCTTATGTTGCTCAAACTGATACGTTTATTGATAAGGAATCTGCTGTTAATGAGGAGATTGATCGTTTAAGACATTCTGCTACTCAGTCTCTTCTTACTCGTGATGATGTTATAGTGGTTAGTAGTGTTTCATGTATTTATGGTATTGGTAGTCCTGATGATTATGCGGAGTTTACTCTTCAACTTGAAAGTGAGCAGATTATTGGTCGTGAAGATATTTTAGGTGCTCTTGTTGAAATGCAGTATGAACGTAATGATATTGAATTTATTAGGGGTCGTTTCAGGGTTAGGGGAGATGTTGTGGAAATTTTCCCTATAAATGCTAATTATGCTCTTCGTGTTGAGTTGTGGGGTGATGAGATTGACTGCATATATAAGATTGATCCTTTGAAGGGTGATATTATTGAGGAAGTTCGTAAGGTTATTATTTTCCCTGCAAAGCATTTTGTTATTGCCCGTGAGAAACAGGATGTGGCTATTAAGAATATTAAGAAAGAGTTAGCTGAACGTGTTGCTACTTTCAAGGCTACGGGTAAGTATGTTGAGGCTCAGCGTATTGAGCAGAGAACAAATTTTGATATGGAAATGATTCAGGAGATTGGTTATTGTTCTGGTATTGAAAATTATTCTATGCATATGAATGGTAGGAAGTGGGGTGAAACTCCTTATTCGTTATTAAGGTATTTTCCTGATGATTATCTGACTATTATTGATGAATCTCATGTTACTGTTCCTCAGATTCGTGGTATGTATGAGGGTGATCGTGCCCGTAAGGAGACTCTTGTCCAGTATGGTTTCAGATTGCCTAGTGCTAAGGAGAATAGGCCTTTACGTTTTGATGAGTTTATGAAGGCTCAGAATCAGGTGTTGTATGTGTCTGCTACTCCTGCTCCTTTTGAGATTGGTAGGAGTAAGAATAAGGTTGAGCAGATTATTCGTCCAACTGGTCTTGTTGATCCTAAGCCTATTATTAGGCCTGTGAAGAATCAGGTTGATGATTTGCTTGGTGAAATCAGAAATCGTGTGGAGAAGAATCAGCGTGTCCTGGTCACTGCCCTTACTAAGAAGATGGCTGAGGATTTGACTGATTATTATATTAAGATGAATGTTAAGTGCAGGTATTTGCATTCGGAGATTACTACTCTTGAGCGTACGGAGATTATTGATGATCTTCGTCGTGGGGAGTTTGATTGTCTTGTTGGTGTTAACCTTCTCAGGGAGGGTCTTGATCTTCCTGAGGTTTCTTTGGTTGCTATTCTTGATGCTGATAAGGAGGGTTTTCTTCGTTCACAGACATCTCTTATTCAGACTATTGGTCGTGCTGCAAGAAATGTTGACGGTGAAGTTATATTGTATGCTGATAATATAACAGATTCTGTTAGAAATGCTGTAAACATTACTGAACGTAGAAGAAAAATACAACTTTCATACAATAAGGACCATAATATTGTACCTAGAAATGTTGTACGTAAACTTAAAGATAAAAAGATTAAGAGCAAAGTTGAAGACATACAAGAAATTGACAACATAACAATCGAAGAAGTTGACATGTTAATAGAAGAACTAGAAATTGAAATGAAAGAAGCTGCAGAAAAACTAGACTTTGAAAGAGCAGCAAAACTAAGAGATAGAATACAAGAATTAAAGGAGCAATAA